One Lactobacillus crispatus DNA segment encodes these proteins:
- a CDS encoding thioredoxin family protein, translating into MEKIKELTEDQLKEITKEGRTVLEFSADWCPDCKFLAPFMPEIEKDFSDAKFYEIDRDGSIDIAKKLMIMGIPSFVVYQDGKEIGRLVNKDRKTKDEVENFLRSLD; encoded by the coding sequence ATGGAAAAGATTAAAGAATTAACTGAAGATCAATTAAAGGAAATTACTAAAGAAGGACGTACTGTGCTTGAATTCTCAGCTGATTGGTGCCCAGACTGCAAGTTTCTTGCTCCATTTATGCCTGAAATTGAAAAAGATTTTTCTGATGCAAAATTCTACGAAATTGACCGCGACGGTTCAATTGACATAGCAAAAAAATTAATGATTATGGGAATTCCTTCATTTGTTGTCTACCAAGATGGCAAAGAAATTGGTAGACTAGTAAATAAGGACCGTAAAACTAAAGATGAAGTGGAAAACTTTTTACGATCACTTGACTAA
- a CDS encoding SLAP domain-containing protein, translated as MKASKKLILVSAATIMLTVPVLANNHLSNPVAAASQDNTQTTKLTFYINHNAYVYNHQGKRTKSKIKKGKLLKVTILKPKAITNPNQSKYFFNNVLAGKYFSLPTVSIKKTDFVNISKNKYIKPGNIGRISPGKYQYADLSTKEIKVITKKTAPVTNQVGMPIAAPIKKGTKLTVDQNYYNNVDGADDYLSNLEYYRIKGTNKWVNLPDIKKLTRIMPNNFVIAPIMVNYVTAGKSAYLYNINGEIVDKSYLLIPDVNVGVDRALYIWNKQTKQADLYYHLTANKKLVWVPALDGTGKTGTTITSNGSYAHQTKDTANTFVKASDVTSQNPVALKVDNTPSEAQADASQATASDYGELQALVDRAGQIKKSTLYRLTEKAQQERYDLAVDNAQKLLTNKNTSIAAVKQASWQIKYDQSKLDGQKVWVKNINKLTKAEKSWVTILANRDIHGDPQKEYAGFYKGKIAVVTYNKKTFKSELVRYLKLADYATDK; from the coding sequence ATGAAAGCATCAAAAAAATTAATTTTAGTATCGGCAGCTACGATAATGTTGACTGTACCTGTTTTAGCAAATAATCATTTGTCTAATCCAGTTGCTGCCGCAAGTCAAGATAATACACAAACTACTAAATTAACGTTCTATATTAACCACAATGCCTATGTTTACAATCATCAAGGTAAGCGTACCAAGAGCAAGATTAAGAAGGGAAAGTTGCTAAAGGTGACTATATTGAAGCCTAAGGCAATTACTAACCCAAATCAAAGCAAGTATTTCTTCAATAATGTATTAGCTGGCAAGTATTTTTCATTACCGACAGTAAGCATTAAGAAGACAGACTTTGTTAATATTAGCAAAAATAAATATATTAAGCCAGGCAACATTGGTAGAATCTCGCCAGGAAAATATCAATATGCGGATCTGTCAACTAAGGAAATCAAGGTAATTACCAAAAAGACTGCTCCAGTAACTAATCAAGTAGGGATGCCAATTGCCGCTCCAATTAAGAAGGGAACTAAGCTTACAGTTGATCAGAATTATTACAATAATGTTGATGGCGCTGATGACTATCTAAGTAATCTCGAGTATTATCGTATTAAAGGTACTAACAAGTGGGTCAATTTACCTGATATCAAGAAATTAACCCGAATTATGCCAAATAATTTTGTAATAGCGCCTATTATGGTTAATTATGTAACTGCTGGCAAGTCAGCATATCTTTACAATATTAATGGCGAAATCGTTGACAAGAGTTATTTATTGATTCCAGATGTTAATGTTGGCGTTGATCGAGCTCTTTATATTTGGAACAAGCAAACTAAACAAGCTGATCTATATTATCATCTTACGGCTAACAAAAAATTGGTCTGGGTTCCAGCTCTTGATGGAACAGGCAAGACTGGTACTACGATTACCAGCAACGGCTCATATGCTCACCAAACTAAAGATACAGCAAATACTTTTGTTAAAGCTAGTGATGTGACAAGTCAAAATCCAGTTGCATTAAAAGTTGATAATACACCGAGCGAAGCACAAGCAGATGCAAGTCAGGCCACTGCTAGTGACTATGGTGAGTTGCAAGCCTTAGTTGATCGAGCAGGTCAAATTAAAAAATCGACTTTATATCGTTTGACTGAAAAAGCACAGCAAGAAAGATATGATTTGGCCGTTGATAACGCACAAAAGTTATTGACTAACAAGAATACTTCTATTGCGGCAGTTAAGCAGGCTAGTTGGCAAATTAAATACGATCAAAGTAAACTAGACGGACAAAAAGTTTGGGTTAAAAACATAAATAAACTAACTAAGGCAGAAAAGTCTTGGGTAACTATATTAGCTAATCGCGACATTCATGGTGATCCACAAAAAGAATATGCTGGCTTTTATAAAGGTAAAATTGCGGTAGTAACTTATAATAAAAAGACTTTCAAGAGTGAACTTGTTCGCTATTTGAAGTTGGCTGATTATGCTACTGATAAATAA
- the murC gene encoding UDP-N-acetylmuramate--L-alanine ligase translates to MLDKNKQIWFIGIKGTGMASLALLLHDLGYDVAGSDIEKYTFTQVPLENVGIDVKNFNPDNIKSNDEQVIVKGNAFKEDNPEVKACLEKGVKWQSYPDTVEEIVQMHTSIGISGTHGKTSTTSLLSHVLGEVAPTSYLIGDGRGKGVANSRFFVYEADEYRRHFLAYHPDYQIMTNIDFDHPDYFKDQADYTSAFQSAADQTKKALFVWGDDKRLQSLKTDIPKYTYGFKDTDDFQAVDIKKSTTGSKFHVLAHGKDLGEFEIHLFGDHSILNSTAVIAVAYTEKVPMDDIREGMLTFKGAKRRFSEKYFGDIAVIDDYAHHPTEMRATIQAARQKFPDKKLVVVFQPHTFSRTKKYQKDFEEILRDVDKAYVTPIYASAREANGDISSEDLVKNIPGSEVIDLDNIADLTKNKNSVIVFMGAGDIPKYEDAFEKLL, encoded by the coding sequence ATGTTAGACAAGAATAAGCAAATTTGGTTCATTGGTATTAAGGGTACAGGTATGGCATCCCTTGCCTTGCTTTTACATGACTTAGGCTATGATGTAGCAGGTAGTGACATTGAAAAATATACCTTTACGCAAGTGCCACTTGAAAATGTGGGCATTGATGTTAAAAACTTTAACCCGGATAACATCAAGAGCAATGATGAACAAGTAATTGTTAAAGGGAATGCTTTTAAAGAAGACAATCCAGAAGTTAAAGCTTGCCTTGAAAAGGGTGTTAAGTGGCAATCATATCCAGATACTGTTGAAGAAATTGTGCAAATGCATACTTCAATTGGTATTTCAGGCACTCACGGCAAGACCTCAACTACCAGTCTTTTATCACACGTCTTAGGTGAAGTTGCCCCAACTTCATACTTAATCGGTGATGGTCGCGGCAAGGGCGTGGCAAATTCACGTTTCTTTGTTTATGAAGCTGATGAATATCGTCGTCACTTTTTGGCATATCACCCAGATTACCAAATCATGACTAACATTGACTTTGACCACCCAGATTACTTCAAGGATCAAGCCGATTACACTAGTGCTTTTCAATCAGCAGCTGATCAAACTAAGAAGGCGCTCTTTGTTTGGGGTGACGACAAACGTTTGCAAAGTTTGAAGACTGACATTCCTAAGTACACTTATGGCTTCAAGGATACCGATGACTTTCAAGCTGTTGACATTAAGAAGTCCACTACTGGTTCTAAGTTCCATGTTTTAGCACATGGTAAAGATTTAGGTGAATTTGAAATTCACTTATTTGGTGATCACAGCATCTTGAACTCAACTGCTGTTATTGCGGTTGCTTACACTGAAAAAGTGCCGATGGATGACATTCGTGAAGGGATGTTGACCTTTAAGGGTGCTAAGCGGAGATTTAGTGAAAAATACTTTGGCGATATTGCTGTTATCGATGATTATGCTCACCACCCAACCGAAATGCGAGCAACTATTCAAGCTGCTCGTCAAAAGTTCCCAGATAAAAAGTTAGTCGTAGTCTTCCAACCACATACTTTCTCAAGAACCAAGAAGTATCAAAAAGACTTCGAAGAAATTTTGCGCGATGTAGATAAAGCATACGTTACTCCAATTTATGCTTCAGCTCGTGAAGCTAACGGTGATATTTCAAGCGAAGACTTAGTTAAGAATATTCCTGGCTCAGAAGTAATTGACTTAGACAATATTGCTGACTTGACTAAGAATAAGAATTCAGTCATTGTCTTTATGGGTGCCGGCGATATTCCTAAGTATGAAGATGCTTTTGAAAAGTTGCTTTAA
- a CDS encoding DUF805 domain-containing protein: protein MLLGLLGFTIRRLHDTDHTGWWYWISVIPFGYLFLLYFMVLPTVEKPVRWGSYLFKEKK from the coding sequence ATCTTATTAGGCTTACTTGGCTTTACCATAAGAAGATTGCATGATACTGACCACACCGGTTGGTGGTACTGGATCTCGGTTATTCCATTTGGGTATTTGTTTTTACTTTACTTCATGGTTTTGCCAACTGTTGAAAAACCAGTTCGTTGGGGCAGTTATCTATTTAAAGAAAAGAAATAA
- a CDS encoding peptidylprolyl isomerase PrsA, with protein sequence MKSYMKKIAAVVAVAGVALSTAACSNSGTKATVASYKGGKITQEQYYDEMKKSQAGKSTLANMIINRALEQQYGKYVSQKKVDKQYNNYKKQYGSQFSAVLQQNGMTASSFKQNIKTNLLSEQALKHIKKVTKKQEQQAWKSYQPKVTVQHILVAKKSTAQSIIKQLKDGKSFKVLAKKYSLDTATKNKAGKLPSFDSTDTTLDSSFKTAAFKLKTGEVTSTPVKSQSGYHVIKMISHPAKGKFADHKKAIDDQIYASMAQDQATMKDVIATVLKKADVSIKDSDLKDVLSSYVSTTK encoded by the coding sequence ATGAAGAGTTATATGAAAAAAATTGCTGCAGTCGTAGCTGTAGCTGGCGTTGCATTATCAACTGCTGCTTGTTCTAATAGCGGCACTAAGGCTACTGTTGCTTCATACAAGGGTGGCAAGATTACTCAAGAACAATACTACGATGAGATGAAGAAGTCACAAGCCGGTAAGTCAACTTTGGCTAACATGATCATCAACCGCGCTTTGGAACAACAATACGGCAAGTACGTATCTCAAAAGAAAGTCGACAAGCAATACAACAACTACAAGAAGCAATACGGCTCACAATTTAGTGCTGTTTTACAACAAAACGGTATGACTGCTTCAAGCTTCAAGCAAAACATTAAGACTAACCTTCTTTCTGAACAAGCATTGAAGCACATTAAGAAAGTTACTAAGAAGCAAGAACAACAAGCTTGGAAGAGCTACCAACCTAAGGTAACTGTTCAACACATCTTGGTTGCTAAGAAGTCAACTGCTCAAAGCATCATCAAGCAATTGAAAGATGGCAAGAGCTTCAAGGTTTTAGCTAAGAAGTACTCACTTGATACTGCTACTAAGAACAAGGCTGGTAAGTTGCCATCATTCGACTCAACTGACACTACTTTAGACAGCTCATTCAAGACCGCTGCCTTCAAGCTTAAGACTGGTGAAGTTACTTCAACTCCAGTTAAGTCACAATCCGGTTACCACGTAATCAAGATGATCAGCCACCCAGCTAAGGGTAAGTTTGCTGACCACAAGAAGGCTATTGATGATCAAATTTACGCATCAATGGCTCAAGACCAAGCTACTATGAAAGACGTTATTGCTACTGTTTTGAAGAAGGCTGACGTTTCAATCAAGGATAGCGACTTGAAGGATGTATTATCATCATACGTTTCAACTACTAAGTAA
- a CDS encoding aldolase, translated as MLDEATARMAIVSGARFVVSPSFNENTAKECNLYAVPYMPGCFSPTEIQSALTYGADVVKIFPGSIAGKGIISEIHGPFPYVNVMPSGGVSLGNMHEWFASGAYVVGVGGGLVGPAKNDDYKAVLHNAQAFHNEFQSIIYANSAVTRKVPVKA; from the coding sequence GTGCTTGATGAGGCAACTGCTAGAATGGCGATTGTTTCAGGAGCTAGATTCGTTGTTAGCCCATCTTTTAACGAAAATACTGCTAAGGAATGCAATCTGTATGCGGTTCCTTACATGCCCGGTTGCTTTAGTCCAACGGAAATTCAATCTGCTTTAACTTATGGTGCTGACGTAGTCAAAATCTTCCCAGGTTCAATTGCTGGTAAAGGCATTATTTCTGAAATTCATGGACCTTTTCCATATGTTAATGTAATGCCAAGTGGTGGTGTATCATTAGGAAATATGCATGAATGGTTTGCTAGTGGTGCCTATGTTGTTGGTGTAGGTGGCGGATTAGTTGGACCTGCTAAAAATGATGATTATAAAGCTGTATTGCATAATGCTCAAGCTTTTCATAATGAATTTCAAAGTATTATTTATGCCAACTCAGCTGTTACTAGGAAGGTGCCAGTGAAGGCATAG
- the ytpR gene encoding YtpR family tRNA-binding protein: MITSTNKEAYPNTLIVILGHDEGRSSFEEKEDVTRVTNDEGKTIGYNFFNVDKLVDFDKLPNGPVKLSDDELVALNKKLDEVGFTDKLAYGKPTLVYGYVKTCEPHPDSDHLHVTTVEVADGEEHQIVCGAPNIAQGQKVVVALPGTLMPNGAQIWPGELRGVDSYGMICSARELGLPHAPQKRGIMVVPDSFEVGAEFEPTKCDELIASGEITL; this comes from the coding sequence ATGATTACTAGTACTAATAAAGAAGCTTATCCTAACACTTTGATCGTTATCTTAGGTCACGATGAAGGCCGTAGCTCATTTGAGGAAAAAGAAGACGTTACTCGCGTAACTAACGATGAAGGCAAGACCATTGGTTACAACTTCTTCAACGTTGATAAGTTAGTTGACTTTGATAAGTTACCAAATGGTCCAGTTAAGTTGTCAGACGATGAGCTTGTTGCACTGAACAAGAAGCTTGATGAAGTTGGTTTTACTGACAAGTTAGCATATGGCAAGCCAACTTTAGTTTATGGCTACGTTAAGACTTGTGAACCACACCCTGATTCAGATCACTTGCACGTAACTACTGTTGAGGTTGCTGATGGTGAAGAACACCAAATCGTTTGTGGTGCACCAAATATCGCTCAAGGTCAAAAAGTAGTTGTTGCACTTCCAGGTACTTTAATGCCAAATGGTGCACAAATTTGGCCAGGTGAATTGCGCGGTGTTGATTCATACGGCATGATTTGTTCAGCTCGTGAATTAGGTTTGCCACACGCACCACAAAAGCGCGGGATCATGGTTGTTCCTGATAGCTTCGAAGTTGGTGCAGAATTTGAACCAACTAAGTGTGATGAACTGATCGCTAGTGGTGAAATTACTTTATAA
- a CDS encoding HIT family protein codes for MENLDKDCLFCKIIRGEIPSYTVFENDDVKAFLDISQVNPGHTLMVPKKHIVNLFDYTKEDAQRYLQYIPEIANAIKAAFPNVTAMNITTNNGKAANQVVMHSHIHFIPRFEGDGLKLMTRNNADKYNEAKYNEVANKIKAQF; via the coding sequence ATGGAAAATTTAGACAAAGATTGTTTATTCTGCAAAATTATCCGCGGTGAAATTCCTAGCTATACCGTTTTTGAAAATGACGATGTTAAGGCCTTCTTAGATATTTCTCAAGTTAACCCAGGCCACACCTTAATGGTGCCAAAAAAGCACATCGTTAACTTGTTTGACTACACCAAGGAAGACGCACAACGCTATTTACAATATATTCCTGAAATTGCTAATGCAATTAAGGCAGCCTTCCCTAATGTTACTGCAATGAACATTACTACTAATAATGGTAAGGCCGCAAATCAAGTAGTTATGCACTCACACATTCACTTCATTCCTCGTTTTGAAGGCGACGGCTTGAAGCTGATGACCCGCAACAACGCTGACAAATACAACGAAGCTAAATACAACGAAGTTGCTAACAAAATTAAGGCACAATTTTAG
- the trmB gene encoding tRNA (guanosine(46)-N7)-methyltransferase TrmB: MRLRNKPWAVKLVNDHPESVLQNPDPEKKIDWTERFGNDHPIEIEVGSGKGHFITTLAEQNPDKNYVALELQTTAAGIILRTKLEKGLDNLQILRGDAADINCFFPANSTNVIYLNFSDPWPKTRHEKRRLTYKSFLSKYEQVLKPEGHIEFKTDNAGLYAYSVQSLNNYGMKFDFVSVDLHHEKPEIVEKNIETEYEHKFAAKGNPIYALHAHFEDE; encoded by the coding sequence ATGAGATTAAGAAATAAACCTTGGGCTGTTAAGCTTGTAAACGACCATCCAGAAAGTGTTTTGCAAAATCCTGATCCTGAAAAAAAGATCGACTGGACTGAACGATTTGGTAATGATCATCCCATCGAAATTGAAGTAGGTTCTGGTAAGGGGCATTTCATTACTACGTTAGCTGAACAAAATCCTGATAAAAATTATGTCGCATTAGAATTGCAAACTACGGCTGCGGGGATTATCTTGCGAACAAAGTTGGAAAAGGGCTTGGATAATTTACAAATCTTACGCGGAGATGCGGCTGACATCAACTGCTTCTTTCCAGCAAATAGCACCAATGTTATCTACTTGAATTTTAGCGATCCATGGCCAAAGACTCGTCATGAAAAGCGTCGTTTGACTTACAAGAGTTTTTTGAGCAAGTATGAACAAGTTCTGAAGCCAGAAGGACATATTGAATTTAAAACCGACAATGCGGGCTTGTATGCTTACTCTGTTCAGAGCTTGAATAATTATGGAATGAAGTTTGATTTTGTTTCAGTTGATCTTCATCATGAAAAGCCAGAGATTGTGGAAAAGAATATTGAAACAGAATACGAGCATAAATTTGCAGCTAAGGGTAATCCAATTTATGCTTTGCACGCTCATTTTGAGGATGAATAG
- a CDS encoding ABC transporter ATP-binding protein has translation MTLKIEHLTGGYTGVPVIKDINLEIKPGEALGLIGLNGAGKSTTIKHILGLLRPQKGKISLNDVVLTQQPTKFKREVAYIPETPILYPELTLKEHLELTMLSYHLDENKAWERAHELLKMFRLDDKLEWLPIHFSKGMRQKVMIVSAFLADTSLLVIDEPFTGLDPLAVANLIDLIKKAIADKKMVLMTTHVLADAQQAISNYAVLNRGTIEVVGSLQEIRQHYGLKPDDPFDKLYLALNREDNGNA, from the coding sequence ATGACATTAAAAATTGAACATTTAACGGGAGGCTACACGGGTGTCCCGGTTATTAAAGATATTAATTTGGAAATTAAGCCGGGTGAGGCACTAGGCTTGATTGGGCTAAACGGCGCGGGGAAGTCAACTACGATTAAACATATTTTGGGTTTACTTCGCCCGCAAAAGGGTAAGATCAGCTTGAACGATGTTGTATTGACGCAGCAACCAACTAAGTTTAAGCGTGAAGTAGCTTATATTCCAGAAACACCGATTTTGTATCCGGAATTGACTTTAAAGGAACATTTGGAGCTAACCATGTTGAGTTACCACTTGGATGAAAATAAAGCATGGGAACGCGCACATGAGCTGCTTAAGATGTTCAGACTTGATGACAAGCTAGAATGGCTGCCGATTCACTTCTCCAAGGGGATGCGGCAAAAAGTAATGATCGTTTCTGCCTTTTTAGCAGATACTAGTTTGCTTGTAATTGATGAACCATTTACTGGCCTTGATCCTTTGGCAGTTGCTAACTTAATCGATTTAATAAAAAAAGCAATTGCTGACAAAAAGATGGTCTTAATGACTACTCACGTTTTAGCTGATGCACAGCAAGCGATTTCGAATTATGCTGTGTTAAACCGCGGCACGATCGAAGTTGTGGGGAGTTTGCAAGAAATTCGTCAGCACTATGGCCTTAAGCCAGATGATCCTTTTGACAAGTTATACCTTGCTTTGAATAGAGAGGATAATGGCAATGCGTGA
- a CDS encoding ABC transporter permease: MRELANRRLSENLKQSVKYLTLVFNDFFILALIFLFGALMFWYAQAMRVIPNNLWFYKPLVGFIMWLPLLAGRLVTLLKEADMQFLFTQDEQMGEYLKPMIRYSMVLPTILIVLLGGILFPFATVKAGIPVWSYVILIISTVLLKLCMLLIEKESLYFYYNYPQWILLVITLAALLIGSLGSFIYPIEVVVLMVITHFGTKKEKGVFNWRYAIKTEQARKDRVYSIFSMFTDVAEKQVTIKRRRYLDFLLPKSLAKENPNLFLYRRSLLRNPEYLNLLVRMTVFAILVSWLVQDWRWALGLSCLVIFLTVYQLLPMATEFDRNFMYRVYPIERQNRGRDLVKVLTMGLFIQWLLISVCWLIVLPINVNLFEAMAILLGFTMIVTATYLPGRVKKMNQKNFGIR; this comes from the coding sequence ATGCGTGAGTTAGCGAATAGAAGGTTGAGCGAGAATCTTAAACAATCAGTAAAATATTTGACGCTGGTGTTTAATGACTTCTTTATTTTAGCGTTGATCTTTTTGTTTGGGGCGCTGATGTTCTGGTATGCCCAAGCTATGCGCGTAATTCCCAATAATCTGTGGTTCTATAAGCCACTTGTCGGCTTTATCATGTGGTTGCCATTATTAGCTGGTCGATTAGTTACCTTATTAAAAGAGGCCGACATGCAATTTCTGTTTACGCAAGATGAACAAATGGGTGAATATCTGAAGCCGATGATTCGTTACAGTATGGTGCTGCCAACAATTCTGATTGTTTTGCTTGGCGGAATTCTGTTTCCGTTTGCGACGGTAAAAGCTGGAATCCCAGTTTGGTCATATGTAATCCTGATTATCAGCACTGTTTTATTAAAATTGTGTATGTTGCTGATTGAAAAAGAGAGTTTGTACTTCTACTACAATTATCCGCAATGGATATTATTAGTGATAACTCTGGCAGCTTTGTTGATTGGCTCACTAGGATCATTTATTTATCCAATTGAAGTTGTAGTATTAATGGTAATTACACATTTTGGTACTAAAAAAGAAAAGGGCGTCTTTAACTGGCGCTATGCGATTAAAACTGAACAAGCTAGAAAAGATCGCGTTTATTCAATCTTCAGTATGTTTACCGATGTGGCAGAAAAGCAAGTTACAATCAAACGCAGAAGATACCTCGACTTTCTTTTACCAAAATCATTGGCTAAGGAAAATCCTAATTTGTTCTTGTATCGGAGATCACTTTTGCGTAATCCAGAATACTTGAACTTATTAGTCAGAATGACTGTCTTTGCAATCTTGGTATCGTGGTTAGTGCAAGATTGGCGTTGGGCACTAGGCCTTTCATGCTTGGTAATCTTTTTAACGGTCTATCAATTATTGCCAATGGCAACAGAGTTTGACCGCAACTTCATGTACCGCGTTTACCCAATTGAACGGCAAAATCGTGGCAGGGACTTGGTAAAGGTGTTGACAATGGGCTTGTTTATTCAATGGCTCTTGATTAGTGTCTGCTGGTTAATTGTGCTACCAATTAATGTTAACTTGTTTGAAGCGATGGCAATTTTACTTGGTTTCACTATGATTGTAACTGCCACTTACTTGCCAGGCAGAGTTAAAAAAATGAATCAAAAAAATTTTGGAATTAGATAG